In a genomic window of Enterobacter asburiae:
- the pheS gene encoding phenylalanine--tRNA ligase subunit alpha: protein MSHLAELVASATAAINQASDVAALDNVRVEYLGKKGHLTLQMTTLRELPPEERPAAGAVINEAKEQVQQALNARKAELESAVLNARLAAETIDVSLPGRRIENGGLHPVTRTIDRIESFFGELGFTVATGPEIEDDYHNFDALNIPGHHPARADHDTFWFDATRLLRTQTSGVQIRTMKEQEPPIRIIAPGRVYRNDYDQTHTPMFHQMEGLIVDKNISFTNLKGTLHDFLNNFFEEDLQVRFRPSYFPFTEPSAEVDVMGKNGKWLEVLGCGMVHPNVLRNVGIDPEVYSGFAFGMGMERLTMLRYGVTDLRAFFENDLRFLKQFK from the coding sequence ATGTCACATCTCGCAGAGCTGGTTGCCAGTGCAACAGCCGCCATTAATCAGGCCTCAGATGTTGCCGCGTTAGACAATGTCCGCGTCGAATATCTTGGGAAGAAAGGGCACCTGACCCTTCAAATGACAACCCTGCGTGAACTGCCGCCTGAAGAACGCCCTGCAGCGGGTGCGGTGATTAACGAAGCCAAAGAGCAGGTCCAGCAGGCGCTGAACGCACGCAAGGCCGAGCTGGAAAGCGCGGTGCTGAACGCACGTCTGGCGGCAGAAACCATTGACGTTTCTCTGCCGGGCCGTCGTATCGAAAACGGCGGTCTGCACCCGGTCACCCGCACCATCGATCGCATTGAAAGTTTCTTCGGTGAGCTCGGCTTTACCGTGGCGACTGGCCCGGAAATCGAAGATGATTACCACAACTTCGACGCCCTGAACATTCCAGGCCATCATCCGGCACGCGCTGACCACGACACTTTCTGGTTTGATGCTACGCGTCTGCTGCGTACCCAGACCTCAGGCGTTCAGATCCGTACCATGAAGGAGCAGGAACCGCCAATCCGCATCATCGCGCCAGGTCGCGTCTATCGTAACGACTACGATCAGACCCACACCCCAATGTTCCACCAGATGGAAGGCCTGATTGTTGATAAAAATATCAGCTTCACCAACCTGAAGGGCACGCTGCACGATTTCCTGAACAACTTCTTTGAGGAAGATCTGCAGGTTCGTTTCCGTCCTTCCTACTTCCCGTTCACTGAGCCGTCTGCGGAAGTTGACGTGATGGGCAAAAACGGCAAATGGCTGGAAGTGCTGGGCTGCGGCATGGTGCATCCAAACGTGCTGCGCAACGTGGGTATCGATCCGGAAGTTTACTCCGGCTTTGCGTTCGGTATGGGCATGGAGCGTCTGACCATGCTGCGCTACGGCGTCACCGACCTACGTGCATTCTTCGAAAACGATCTGCGTTTCCTCAAACAGTTTAAATAA
- the pheT gene encoding phenylalanine--tRNA ligase subunit beta, whose product MKFSELWLREWVNTTLDSEALSNQITMAGLEVDGVEPVSGAFNGVVVGEVVEYGQHPNADKLRVTKVNVGGDRLLDIVCGAPNCRQGLKVAVATVGAVLPGDFKIKAAKLRGEPSEGMLCSFSELGISDDHNGIIELPLDAPVGTDIREYLKLDDNTIEISVTPNRADCLGIIGVARDVAVLNQTELNAPDIAPVEATISDVLPIQVDAADACPRYLGRVVKGINVKAPTPLWMKEKLRRCGIRSIDAVVDVTNYVLLELGQPMHAFDKDRIEGGIVVRMAKEGETLVLLDGTEAKLNADTLVIADHSKALAMGGIFGGEHSGVNDETQNVLLECAFFSPLSITGRARRHGLHTDASHRYERGVDPALQYKAMERATRLLIDICGGEAGPVIDVTNEATLPKRATITLRRSKLDRLIGHHVADAQVADILKRLGCEVTEGQDEWKAVAPSWRFDMEIEEDLVEEVARVYGYNNIPDEPVQAGLVMGTHREADLSLKRVKTMLNDKGYQEVITYSFVDPKLQQLIHPGQEALILPSPISSEMSAMRLSLWTGLLGTIVYNQNRQQNRVRIFESGLRFVPDNQANLGIRQDLMLAGAISGNRYEEHWDLAKGTVDFYDMKGDLEAILDLTGKLSEIEFRAEAIPALHPGQSAAIYLDGKRVGFIGVVHPELERKLDLNGRTIVFELEWNPVADRVIPQAQDVSRFPANRRDIAVVVAENVPAADILAECKKVGVNQVVGVNLFDVYRGKGVAEGFKSLAISLILQDTSRTLEEEEIAATVAKCVEALKERFQASLRD is encoded by the coding sequence ATGAAATTCAGTGAACTGTGGTTACGCGAGTGGGTGAACACCACGCTGGACAGCGAAGCGCTTTCCAACCAGATCACCATGGCGGGCCTGGAAGTTGACGGCGTTGAGCCGGTTTCCGGTGCCTTCAACGGTGTGGTCGTCGGCGAAGTGGTAGAGTACGGCCAGCACCCTAACGCTGACAAACTGCGCGTGACAAAAGTGAACGTGGGCGGTGACCGTCTGCTGGATATCGTCTGCGGTGCGCCAAACTGCCGTCAGGGCCTGAAGGTGGCCGTGGCGACCGTCGGTGCCGTGCTGCCGGGTGATTTCAAAATCAAAGCCGCCAAGCTGCGCGGCGAGCCGTCTGAAGGCATGCTGTGCTCTTTCTCCGAGCTGGGTATTTCCGACGATCACAACGGCATCATTGAGCTGCCGCTGGATGCACCAGTTGGCACCGATATCCGCGAATACCTGAAGCTTGATGACAACACTATCGAAATCAGCGTTACGCCAAACCGTGCCGACTGCTTAGGCATTATCGGCGTGGCGCGCGACGTGGCCGTACTGAACCAGACCGAACTCAACGCGCCGGACATTGCGCCGGTTGAAGCGACCATCAGTGACGTGCTGCCGATTCAGGTTGACGCTGCTGACGCGTGCCCGCGCTACCTCGGCCGCGTGGTGAAAGGCATCAACGTTAAAGCGCCAACCCCGCTGTGGATGAAAGAGAAGCTGCGCCGCTGCGGTATCCGCTCAATCGACGCCGTGGTTGACGTCACTAACTACGTTCTGCTGGAGCTGGGCCAGCCGATGCACGCGTTCGATAAAGATCGCATTGAAGGCGGCATCGTTGTGCGCATGGCGAAAGAGGGCGAAACCCTGGTGCTGCTGGACGGCACTGAAGCCAAACTGAATGCCGACACCCTGGTGATTGCTGACCACAGCAAAGCGCTGGCAATGGGTGGTATCTTCGGGGGCGAGCATTCTGGCGTGAACGATGAGACGCAAAATGTCCTGCTGGAATGCGCGTTCTTCAGTCCGCTCTCCATCACCGGTCGCGCACGCCGTCACGGCCTGCACACCGATGCCTCTCACCGCTACGAGCGCGGCGTTGACCCGGCGCTGCAGTACAAAGCGATGGAACGTGCGACCCGCCTGCTGATCGACATCTGTGGCGGTGAAGCGGGGCCGGTTATTGACGTCACCAACGAAGCGACGCTGCCTAAGCGTGCGACCATCACCCTGCGCCGCAGCAAGCTGGATCGCCTGATTGGCCATCACGTTGCCGATGCGCAGGTGGCCGACATCCTGAAGCGTCTGGGCTGTGAAGTGACCGAAGGCCAGGACGAGTGGAAAGCCGTTGCGCCATCATGGCGTTTCGACATGGAAATTGAAGAAGATCTGGTGGAAGAAGTGGCCCGCGTTTACGGCTACAACAACATCCCTGACGAGCCTGTCCAGGCGGGTCTGGTAATGGGTACCCACCGTGAAGCTGACCTGTCCCTGAAGCGTGTGAAAACCATGCTGAATGACAAAGGCTACCAGGAAGTGATCACCTACAGCTTCGTTGATCCTAAGCTGCAGCAGCTGATCCACCCGGGTCAGGAAGCGCTGATCCTGCCAAGCCCAATCTCCAGCGAAATGTCCGCGATGCGTCTGTCCCTGTGGACGGGCCTGCTGGGGACTATCGTTTACAACCAGAACCGCCAGCAGAACCGCGTGCGCATTTTCGAAAGCGGTTTACGCTTTGTGCCGGATAATCAGGCAAATTTAGGCATCCGTCAGGATCTCATGCTGGCTGGCGCCATCAGCGGTAACCGCTACGAAGAGCACTGGGATCTGGCAAAAGGCACGGTTGATTTCTACGATATGAAGGGTGATCTGGAAGCGATTCTGGATCTGACCGGTAAATTATCTGAAATTGAATTCCGCGCGGAAGCGATTCCTGCGCTCCATCCGGGCCAGAGCGCTGCGATTTATTTAGACGGCAAACGCGTTGGTTTCATTGGGGTTGTTCATCCTGAGCTGGAGCGTAAGCTGGACCTGAACGGCCGTACCATCGTGTTCGAGCTGGAGTGGAACCCGGTTGCAGACCGCGTTATTCCTCAGGCGCAGGACGTCTCTCGCTTCCCGGCGAACCGCCGTGATATCGCGGTTGTGGTCGCTGAAAACGTGCCCGCAGCAGATATTTTGGCCGAATGTAAGAAAGTTGGCGTAAATCAGGTAGTTGGCGTAAACTTATTTGACGTGTACCGCGGCAAGGGCGTAGCAGAAGGTTTCAAGAGCCTCGCTATTAGCCTTATCCTTCAGGATACCAGCCGTACACTCGAAGAAGAGGAGATTGCCGCTACCGTCGCCAAATGTGTAGAGGCATTAAAAGAGCGATTCCAGGCATCATTGAGGGATTGA
- the ihfA gene encoding integration host factor subunit alpha, with product MALTKAEMSEYLFDKLGLSKRDAKELVELFFEEIRRALENGEQVKLSGFGNFDLRDKNQRPGRNPKTGEDIPITARRVVTFRPGQKLKSRVENATPKAE from the coding sequence ATGGCGCTTACAAAAGCTGAAATGTCAGAATATCTGTTTGATAAGCTTGGGCTTAGCAAACGGGATGCCAAAGAGCTGGTAGAGCTGTTTTTCGAAGAGATCCGTCGTGCTCTGGAAAATGGTGAGCAGGTAAAACTCTCCGGTTTTGGCAATTTTGATTTGCGAGACAAAAACCAACGTCCGGGCCGTAACCCGAAGACGGGGGAAGATATTCCCATTACAGCCCGCCGCGTGGTGACCTTCAGACCCGGCCAGAAGTTAAAGAGCCGCGTCGAAAACGCAACGCCTAAAGCAGAGTAA
- the btuC gene encoding vitamin B12 ABC transporter permease BtuC, with translation MLDYAHRQHRSDRRRLLLLVLLLILAAGISLCAGDSWIGPESWMGPDGQLFVWQIRLPRTVAVILVGAALALSGTIMQALFENPLAEPGLLGVSNGAGVGLIAAVMLGGGELSGWSISLSAILGALLITVILLRFARRHLSTSRLLLAGVALGIICSALMTWAVYFSTSFDLRQLMYWMMGGFGGVDWQQGWLMALLVPVIAWAALQAQPLNRLALGEISARQLGMPIGFWRNVLVIAIGWLVGVSVALAGAIGFIGLVIPHMLRLCGFTDHRTLLPASAVAGAATLLVADIIARLALTAAELPIGVVTATLGAPVFIWLLLKAGR, from the coding sequence ATGCTTGATTATGCTCATCGTCAGCACCGTTCCGATCGGCGTCGCCTGCTTCTGCTGGTGCTGCTGCTTATTCTCGCCGCGGGTATCAGCCTCTGCGCAGGCGACAGCTGGATCGGGCCTGAAAGCTGGATGGGGCCTGACGGGCAGCTCTTCGTCTGGCAGATTCGTCTGCCGCGCACCGTCGCGGTGATCCTGGTCGGCGCCGCGCTGGCGCTGTCTGGCACCATTATGCAGGCGCTGTTCGAAAACCCGCTGGCGGAGCCCGGCCTGCTCGGCGTGTCGAACGGTGCAGGCGTCGGGCTGATTGCGGCGGTAATGCTGGGCGGGGGAGAGCTGTCCGGCTGGAGTATTAGCCTGAGCGCCATTCTCGGCGCACTGCTGATCACCGTCATTCTTCTTCGCTTCGCCAGACGGCACCTGTCGACCAGCCGGCTGCTGCTTGCCGGCGTCGCGCTGGGGATCATCTGTAGCGCGCTGATGACCTGGGCGGTCTACTTCTCGACGTCCTTTGACCTGCGTCAGCTGATGTACTGGATGATGGGCGGCTTTGGCGGCGTTGACTGGCAGCAGGGCTGGCTAATGGCGCTGCTGGTGCCTGTCATCGCGTGGGCTGCTCTGCAGGCCCAGCCGTTGAACCGGCTCGCGCTGGGGGAAATCTCTGCTCGCCAGCTCGGCATGCCGATTGGTTTCTGGCGTAACGTACTGGTCATTGCCATTGGCTGGCTGGTGGGCGTGAGCGTGGCCCTGGCGGGGGCGATTGGCTTTATCGGGCTGGTCATTCCGCACATGCTGCGTCTGTGCGGTTTCACGGATCATCGAACCTTGCTTCCGGCCTCGGCGGTTGCCGGGGCCGCCACGCTGCTGGTGGCCGATATCATCGCCCGGCTTGCCCTGACGGCCGCAGAGCTGCCGATTGGCGTGGTGACCGCTACGCTGGGCGCGCCAGTCTTTATCTGGCTACTATTAAAAGCCGGACGTTAA
- a CDS encoding glutathione peroxidase encodes MQSDILNTEVTTIDGDNTTLEGYKGKVLLIVNVASKCGLTPQYEQLENIQKAWEKDGFTVLGFPCNQFLGQEPGSEEEIKTFCSTTYGVTFPMFSKIDVNGENRHPLYAKLIAAAPKAVAPEESGFYERMASKGRAPLYPDDILWNFEKFLIGRDGQVVQRFSPDMTPEDPIVMESIKLALAK; translated from the coding sequence ATGCAGTCAGATATCCTGAATACCGAAGTGACCACCATTGATGGGGATAACACCACGCTGGAAGGCTACAAAGGCAAGGTGTTGCTCATCGTCAACGTGGCATCGAAATGCGGCCTGACGCCGCAGTACGAGCAGCTGGAGAATATTCAGAAGGCCTGGGAGAAAGACGGTTTTACCGTGCTGGGCTTCCCGTGCAACCAGTTCCTGGGCCAGGAGCCGGGCAGCGAAGAAGAGATCAAAACCTTCTGCAGCACTACCTATGGCGTGACGTTCCCGATGTTCAGCAAAATTGACGTCAACGGTGAAAACCGCCATCCGCTGTATGCGAAGCTGATTGCTGCCGCGCCGAAGGCCGTTGCGCCGGAAGAAAGCGGTTTTTACGAGCGTATGGCCAGCAAAGGCCGTGCGCCGCTCTATCCGGACGACATTCTGTGGAACTTCGAAAAATTCCTGATTGGTCGTGACGGCCAGGTCGTTCAGCGTTTTTCGCCGGATATGACGCCTGAGGATCCGATCGTCATGGAATCTATCAAGCTGGCGCTGGCGAAATAA
- the btuD gene encoding vitamin B12 ABC transporter ATP-binding protein BtuD → MPLLMQLTDVAEKGRLEPITCGIDSGEILHLVGPNGAGKSTLLARMAGLTTGPGQITLLEHALADWSPASLAHRRSYLVQQQVPPFAMPVWHYLMLHLHDKQHTALLEEVAAALGLEDKLSRHASQLSGGEWQRVRLAAVILQIHPAGNPHGRLLLLDEPMSGLDVAQQAALDSLLSTLSRKGIAVVMSSHDLNHTLRHAHRVWLLSRGRMIASGTRDRVLTPPNLARAYSMSFRRLDIEGHKMLISTGQE, encoded by the coding sequence ATGCCACTCCTGATGCAGCTCACGGACGTCGCCGAGAAGGGGCGTCTGGAGCCGATAACCTGCGGCATCGATTCGGGCGAAATCCTGCATCTCGTCGGACCAAACGGCGCGGGTAAAAGTACGCTGCTGGCGCGGATGGCGGGGCTGACCACCGGGCCTGGGCAGATTACGCTGCTGGAACATGCCCTGGCCGACTGGTCACCCGCCTCGCTGGCCCACCGGCGCAGCTACCTGGTGCAGCAGCAGGTACCGCCTTTTGCGATGCCGGTCTGGCATTATCTGATGCTGCATCTGCACGACAAACAGCATACGGCACTGCTGGAGGAAGTGGCTGCGGCGTTAGGGCTGGAAGATAAACTGTCCCGGCATGCCAGCCAGCTTTCCGGTGGTGAATGGCAGCGGGTGCGTCTGGCGGCGGTCATTCTGCAGATCCATCCCGCGGGCAATCCTCACGGGAGGCTGCTGCTGCTGGATGAACCGATGAGCGGTCTGGATGTTGCCCAGCAGGCGGCGCTGGATAGCCTGTTAAGCACTCTGAGCAGGAAAGGTATCGCCGTAGTGATGAGCAGCCACGATCTTAACCATACGCTGCGTCACGCCCATCGGGTATGGCTCCTGTCGCGCGGCAGAATGATTGCCAGCGGCACGCGGGATCGGGTCCTTACGCCGCCAAATCTCGCCCGCGCCTACAGCATGTCGTTCCGCAGGCTGGATATAGAGGGACATAAGATGCTGATTTCTACCGGGCAGGAGTAA
- a CDS encoding endopeptidase, whose product MRFWFLLVAALFLAGCSSHRAPPPNPRLSDSITVIASLNDQLSNWRGTPYRYGGMSRGGVDCSGFVLMTFRDKFDLQLPRDTRKQAEIGTEIDKDDLLPGDLVFFKTGSGESGLHVGIYDTDNQFIHASTSRGVMRSSLDNVYWRKNFWQARRI is encoded by the coding sequence ATGCGATTCTGGTTTCTCCTCGTGGCGGCACTCTTTCTTGCGGGATGTAGCAGCCATCGTGCACCGCCGCCTAACCCACGGCTATCAGATTCTATCACCGTCATTGCCAGCCTTAACGATCAGCTGAGCAACTGGCGCGGTACGCCTTATCGCTACGGCGGCATGAGCCGCGGCGGGGTGGACTGCTCAGGCTTTGTCCTGATGACGTTTCGTGACAAGTTTGATCTACAGCTTCCGCGAGACACGCGCAAACAGGCGGAAATAGGAACAGAAATTGATAAAGACGATCTCCTGCCCGGGGACCTGGTTTTTTTCAAAACCGGCTCGGGAGAAAGCGGTTTGCATGTTGGCATATATGATACAGACAACCAGTTTATTCATGCCTCTACCAGCCGCGGCGTGATGCGCTCTTCTCTCGATAACGTGTACTGGCGTAAAAATTTCTGGCAGGCGCGACGTATTTAG
- a CDS encoding EAL domain-containing protein, translating to MIITLDNAYQSELMLLPARNSAGELKGLEILVNFTGVGTDVRIPTELVIPRLSAAEELALFNEKLQLLDTCKLFFIQHQLIAWINITPAIVEFLLSNGNAVSILERYPFLEFTVNENYPGLNNGKDDLQLARMAIHFPLVLANFGAGAASLKAVYDGLFKRVILDKGFIQQRASELSFEPFMRAILWQITPHCQSVIVSGIDDHALLQRVLSFNFGAMQGALWPAVSPEHVTTLVQQR from the coding sequence ATGATTATTACGCTAGATAATGCTTACCAGTCTGAACTGATGCTTCTGCCTGCCCGTAATAGTGCAGGCGAGCTAAAAGGTTTAGAAATACTGGTTAACTTTACTGGCGTCGGCACCGATGTGAGGATCCCTACCGAGCTCGTTATCCCCCGGCTTTCAGCGGCAGAAGAGTTAGCGCTGTTTAACGAAAAACTGCAATTGCTTGATACCTGTAAACTGTTTTTTATTCAGCATCAGTTAATTGCATGGATCAATATTACACCAGCAATTGTTGAGTTTTTATTAAGTAATGGGAATGCTGTTTCAATTCTTGAGCGTTATCCGTTTCTTGAGTTTACTGTTAATGAGAACTATCCAGGTTTAAATAACGGAAAGGACGATCTGCAACTGGCAAGAATGGCGATCCATTTTCCGCTGGTCCTGGCAAACTTTGGTGCCGGTGCTGCATCGCTCAAGGCCGTCTATGATGGATTATTTAAACGGGTTATTCTTGATAAAGGATTCATCCAGCAGCGTGCTTCGGAGCTTTCTTTCGAGCCTTTTATGCGCGCGATCCTCTGGCAAATAACGCCGCACTGCCAGTCGGTGATCGTCTCCGGCATTGACGACCACGCTCTGCTGCAGCGCGTCCTGTCCTTTAATTTTGGTGCCATGCAGGGCGCGCTCTGGCCAGCCGTCTCGCCGGAGCACGTCACAACGCTCGTTCAGCAGCGATAA
- a CDS encoding YdiU family protein → MTLSFTAHWHDELPGFYTALKPTPLHNSRLIWHNDRLADELAIPPDMFQRSDSAGVWGGDTLLPGMQPLAQVYSGHQFGVWAGQLGDGRGILLGEQRLPNGETVDWHLKGAGLTPYSRMGDGRAVLRSTIRESLASEAMHALGIPTTRALSIVTSDTPVTRETVEKGAMLMRIAQSHLRFGHFEHFYYRREPDKVRQLADFAIRHHWAHLQDEADKYVLWFRDVVARTATMIARWQTVGFAHGVMNTDNMSILGLTFDYGPFGFLDDYQPGYICNHSDYQGRYSFDNQPAVGLWNLQRLAQTLSPFIDVDALNDALDSYQDLLLREYGTLMRNKLGLMTQEKGDNDILNGLFALMAREGSDYTRTFRMLGQTEQHSAASPLRDEFIDRQAFDDWFTQYRTRLQQEQVDDVTRQVQMNAANPAMVLRNWLAQRAIEQAEQGEYDELHRLHLALRTPFADRDDDYVSRPPDWGKRLEVSCSS, encoded by the coding sequence ATGACCCTGTCTTTTACCGCTCACTGGCATGACGAGTTGCCTGGCTTTTACACCGCACTCAAACCAACACCGTTACATAATTCACGTCTTATCTGGCATAACGATCGGCTGGCCGATGAGCTGGCCATTCCGCCTGATATGTTTCAGCGTTCAGACAGCGCTGGCGTCTGGGGAGGAGATACGCTTCTCCCCGGTATGCAGCCTCTGGCTCAGGTCTATAGCGGACACCAGTTTGGTGTCTGGGCGGGGCAGCTGGGCGACGGCAGGGGGATCCTGCTCGGCGAACAACGCCTTCCCAACGGAGAGACGGTTGACTGGCATCTCAAAGGCGCAGGTCTTACCCCATATTCACGGATGGGCGACGGGCGGGCGGTATTGCGGTCTACAATACGCGAAAGCCTGGCATCCGAAGCGATGCATGCGCTGGGTATTCCCACTACCCGCGCGCTGTCGATCGTCACCAGCGACACGCCGGTGACGCGCGAAACGGTGGAAAAGGGGGCGATGCTGATGCGCATTGCGCAAAGCCATCTGCGCTTTGGTCATTTTGAGCACTTTTACTATCGCCGCGAGCCGGACAAGGTTCGCCAGCTCGCGGACTTCGCCATTCGCCACCACTGGGCGCATCTGCAGGATGAGGCGGATAAATACGTTCTCTGGTTCCGGGACGTGGTTGCCCGTACCGCCACGATGATTGCGCGCTGGCAAACGGTAGGCTTTGCTCACGGGGTCATGAACACGGACAATATGTCGATTCTTGGCCTGACCTTTGATTACGGTCCGTTTGGTTTCCTGGATGATTATCAGCCGGGGTATATCTGCAACCATTCCGACTATCAGGGGCGTTACAGCTTTGACAATCAGCCCGCGGTTGGGCTGTGGAACCTCCAGCGGCTTGCACAAACATTATCGCCGTTTATCGACGTCGATGCCCTGAACGATGCGCTCGACAGCTATCAGGACCTTTTGCTGCGGGAATACGGCACGCTGATGCGTAACAAGCTGGGGCTGATGACCCAGGAGAAGGGTGATAACGACATCCTTAACGGACTGTTTGCCCTGATGGCGCGTGAAGGGAGCGATTACACCCGCACCTTCCGCATGCTGGGCCAGACGGAGCAGCACAGCGCCGCCTCGCCGCTGCGCGACGAGTTTATTGACCGGCAGGCGTTTGACGACTGGTTTACACAGTACCGCACGCGGCTGCAGCAGGAGCAGGTAGACGATGTTACACGTCAGGTACAGATGAACGCAGCGAATCCGGCAATGGTGTTGCGCAACTGGCTGGCGCAGCGGGCGATTGAGCAGGCAGAGCAGGGCGAGTATGACGAGCTACACCGTCTGCATCTGGCGTTGCGCACGCCGTTTGCCGACCGGGATGATGATTACGTCAGCCGCCCGCCCGACTGGGGCAAGCGGCTGGAAGTCAGCTGCTCAAGTTAA
- a CDS encoding 3-hydroxybutyrate dehydrogenase produces MNLNGKTALVTGSTSGIGLGIARVLAKAGAQLILNGFGDSASAREEIAQLGKKPGYHDADLRDVLQIEAMMRYAESQFGGVDILVNNAGIQHVAPVDAFPVEKWNDIIAINLSAVFHTSRLALPAMREKNWGRIINIASVHGLVASKEKSAYVAAKHGVVGFTKSLALETARTGITANTICPGWVLTPLVQQQIDKRIADGVPPEQAREQLLAEKQPSGEFVTPEQLGELALFLCSEGAVNVRGAAWNMDGGWVAQ; encoded by the coding sequence ATGAATCTGAACGGTAAAACCGCCCTGGTGACCGGCTCGACCAGCGGCATTGGCCTGGGGATCGCCCGCGTGCTGGCAAAGGCGGGCGCGCAGCTGATCCTAAACGGTTTTGGCGACAGCGCATCGGCACGGGAAGAAATTGCGCAACTGGGTAAAAAGCCGGGCTATCACGATGCGGATCTGCGGGACGTATTGCAGATTGAAGCCATGATGCGCTACGCCGAATCGCAGTTTGGCGGCGTGGACATTCTTGTGAACAACGCCGGGATCCAGCACGTGGCCCCGGTCGACGCCTTTCCGGTGGAGAAGTGGAACGACATTATCGCCATAAACCTCTCCGCAGTGTTTCACACCAGCCGGCTGGCGCTGCCGGCCATGCGCGAGAAAAACTGGGGGCGCATTATCAATATTGCCTCCGTTCACGGGCTGGTCGCGTCGAAAGAGAAATCGGCCTACGTTGCGGCCAAGCATGGCGTAGTGGGCTTTACCAAATCGCTGGCGCTGGAAACCGCCCGCACGGGTATTACCGCCAATACCATCTGCCCCGGCTGGGTACTGACGCCGCTGGTACAACAGCAAATTGATAAGCGCATCGCGGATGGCGTGCCGCCGGAGCAGGCTCGCGAACAGCTCCTTGCAGAGAAACAGCCTTCAGGGGAGTTTGTTACCCCGGAGCAGTTGGGTGAACTGGCGCTGTTTTTGTGCAGCGAGGGCGCCGTGAACGTTCGCGGCGCCGCGTGGAATATGGATGGCGGCTGGGTTGCTCAGTGA